DNA sequence from the Neosynechococcus sphagnicola sy1 genome:
CCTGTTGGATTGCCCTCAGCATCGCCACGGTCTGCTCTAAATCAGCTAGTTCTTCACCGGGAAGCCCCACCATCCCGTAAAGCTTCAGATGACTCAATCCCCCTGAGCGGGCATGGACGGCTGCTTGGAGAATCTCGTCATTGTGGAGCGTTTTTATTGATGATTTGGCGTAGCCGCTCCGAGCCACTTTCGACTGCAATCGTGATCGAGTGCGTCCCGTGCTCTACCAGGGTCTGCACCAGCTTGGGCGTCACGGTGTTGGTGCGCACGGAAGCCAAACTCAGGCGCACTGCATCAAACTGGGGCTGATTCAGGTAGTCCAGTAAGTTCTCAAACTCCGGATGCTGAGTGATAGAAGCACCCAGGAGTCCCAGGCGATTGGTCACCGTTAACCCTTGGGCGATCGCGGGAATCAGAGACTCTTCTAGACTCGCTGGACGAAACGGCAAGGTTAAGTAGCTCGCCAAACAGAACCGACACATCTCGGGGCAACTTCGTACGACTTCGACTAAAAAGATATTTTCCCAAGCAGCTTGTGCCGTCACCACCGCCGAGGTTGAGAGTCGATTGCCCCGATAGGTTTGCTTTGCTATCTGCGGGGGAACTGTAGCTGCCAGCGGCGTGATAGCAGAGATCGGCCCATCCGCACTGGCATAGGCGACATTGTACAGACTGGGAATATAGATCCCTGGAACTTGAGCCAGCGCACTTAATTGAGTGGCACGACTACTATGACGAACGCCTTGATAAGCTGTCACAAACTCGGACAGCAACACTTCCCCATCGCCGAGCAAAATCACATCAAAAAAGTCAGCATAGGGTTCAGGATTGGCTGTTAAGACTGCCCCCCCCCGAAAGACCAAGGGATGTTGCTGAGTCCGGGCAGTTGCTTGCAGTGGGATTTGGAGCCGCTCTAGCAGCGTAAAGATATTGCCATAATCTAGCTCCCATGAAAAGGAGAAGCCCAACAATTCAGGTTGAGAAGGTAGGGATTCCTGGACATCCGTAAATAATCGACTCACCTGCAGATCAGCTCTGGATGCGAGGGTTGCCCAAACTATCTGGTAGCCCAGACTGGTAATGCCAACCGTGTAGGTGTTGGGAAAGGCAAAGATCACCGGAACTGCATCGGCCTCAGAAGCGACTGGTGAGAAGAGCAGCCGTTCAGCGGCAAATACAGAGGCAGTCACGGGCACATTTTAAAGGGGCAAGATAGGTAGCTCTAGCCTAGCACTGTTCATCTCGTCAGGCGATGCCTCAACGTCGAGGCCGAGCGATTTGAGAACAATTGGACGGGTCTCCAGCCTCTTGGGGCAGATAGTTCTGGAGTTTGAGCCCCCAAGATATCACCTCGTGATCGGGGAAGCCAATGATATCAGTCGCTGCAATAGATAACTGAAATTGCGCTAATATCGCATTAATATCGGGCTGCTCCTAAAGGTTACATGCTCTTGACAGAAGACACGCTCTTTCCCTAATTCAACCAATACTAGATAGACGCTACTCCCCACCCTTTCTGTCAGTCGTTTTTGTATGTTTGAAGAGGATTCCTATCATCCTGTTAATAACGCTTCTGAGCTTCTATTACGCTATGCGCTGGGGGAGCGGGGATTCTACATCGCTAACCTCAGTGGCGCAGAACTGGGCGGGGCAAATCTCGGTGGGGCGGAATTAGAAAAAGCTAACCTCCACGCGGCAAAGCTCCGGGCCGCCAGCCTGCGAGAAACCAATCTTAATCAGGCGATTCTCCGTCAGGCAGATCTTAGTGGAGCTGACTTGACCATTGCCAGTCTGCTCAAAGCGGATCTGTTTGAAGCCACTCTAACTGGAGCCACCCTCGTCGGCGCTAAACTCCTCAAAGCCGATCTGGGTAAAGCAATTCTGCGGCAGGCGGACTTGAAAGGAGCTGACCTGCGGGAAGCCAGCCTCAAAGGGGCTGATCTCAGCCATGCTGAATTATGTTATGCCAAATTGTTCAAGGCTGATTTAAGTAGCGCCAATCTCAAGGAAACGAACCTGCTCAAAGCCGACTTAAGTTTTGGCGATCTGAGTTATGCCGACCTGAGAACGGCTCAACTGGTAGGGACGAACCTAAGTGGAGCCAAGCTCAACGGTGCTAATCTCAAAGGTGTCGATCTGAGTGAGGTAAGTTTCGTGGGTGTAAATGCCAGGGGAGCTTTCTACGATAGCCACACCAGCTTCCCAGAGGGCTTTGATCCGGTCACGGGAGGCATGAAAAAGCTACCGTAGAACTGGCTTATGAGCCTACTTCAGGAAACTACCCATCAATCCTTCAAAGCCACCATTTTTGGTTAAGGACAGGATTTCAGGGATGCTGATATTGACTTCTCTGGCTGGATAGGCTTCCAGAATACTCAAAATTCCCAGGCCATTCTTAGAGCTACTTGCCAATACAATGGCACCTCGTAGCGCCACGACCCCTGCCTGATCTCGACGAATAAACATCGGTGACAGCTTGTTCAAGAGTTGATCGCCTGCTGGGGAGTTGAGGAGCCTACTCACCGTCACCACATCAATGGGGAGACTCACTTTCAGAACATTGACTAATCCCTCTCGATCCTGGGGCTTCATGAATCTGAGCAGACCTGACACATCCGAGGAAGCCTGCTGGGTTTGGACATACTGGCGCAGACTCGACGTCGACACCGATTGCTGAAAGGGGCCATACCAGAAGGAGATTCTGCTGGCAGCCATTGCAGGTGCTGTCAGGCTTCCCACCATGACAGTCATCATGGAAGCAGACAGACCCAGAGTCAACGGATGAATGTTTTTGAGCATAACAGTCCTTAAATCTTCAAATCTTCAAAACATAAGAGACAGACGCCGCGAATAGGGAGCATCAGCCTATCCAGTATTACCCTCTCCATTCTCATACGGCAACTTCTTAGCTCAAATTGTGAAGGTAAGCAGTGGTGGTTGGGTAACGTTCCCTGGGATTGGCTCAGTCGGTATCTTCAAATTTATAGCCGACACCGATCACTGTTTTTATATGGAGGGGGTTGGCGGGATCAGGTTCGATCTTTTTGCGCAGTCGGGCAATGTGGGCATCCACAATTCGTTCATCTCCAAAAAAATTACTCCCCCACAGCCGATCAATTAATTGGGCACGACTCCAGACCCGTCCTGGGTAGCTTAAAAATGTTGAAAAGAGCTCGAATTCTAAATTGGTTAAGTCTAAGAGTTCGGACGCTTCAGCATGCCGCCAGCGATGGGCAAGGCGTTGCTGGCAGTCGAGGCTGAAATGCGGCGATCGCAGGATTGGTGTTTGTCCCCCTTGACGGAGATTGCGGCGTAGTAAGGCCCGCACCCTGGCCACAAGTTCCCGAGGGCTAAACGGCTTCACCAGATAGTCATCTGCTCCCGTGGACAGCCCCACAATCCGATCAATTTCCTCCCCCCTAGCTGTGAGCATCAAGATATAGGGGTCTTTAATCCCGGTTTTTTGGCGGATGCGGGTGCAGACTTCAAGACCATCTAGACCGGGCAACATCAGGTCTAAGACAATCAAATCAGGAGAGTAAGTTTGTACCATTTCCAGCGCTGTCAGACCGTCCCGGCAGGTATGGCAGGTAAAGCTTTCTTTCTCAAGATAGAGCTTGATCAGTTGAGTAATCTCAGCTTCATCTTCAACAATTAAGATATCCATAGGTCAACATGGGTGCTGTTCGATGCCATGAACCTAGGCAGTATGCGCATCCAAATCCGCCAAAATTTCAGCTGCATGGTCGCCTGGTTTCACTTTGCGATAGATTCTCTCAATGCGACCCTCGGCTCCAATCACAAAGGTGTTGCGACTCACACCGATGTATTCCTTGCCCATGAATTTTTTCAGCCCATAGCTGTCGTAAGCAGTGGCAACGGTGCCATCTTGATCGCAGAGCAGGGGAAAGGGCAACTGATACTTGGTTATAAATTTCTCATGGGATTTGGCATCGTCGGTACTGATACCTAAGACCACCACCTCTCGTCCCTGAAAATCAGCATAGGCATCCCGAAAACTACAGGCTTCCTTCGTGCAACCAGGGGTTAGATCTCGGGGATAGAAATATAAAACCACCCGCTGGCCTCGCAAATCCCCCAGACGGATGAGATTTCCGGCGGTATCAGGGAGGCTAAAATCAGGGGCAAGATCACCTGGATTGAGGGTCATGGCGGGACTGCATACAAGAAGGACACCTGGATTTTACTTTACCCTACCTGATAAATAGGAAGGGCATGCCCCGTCAGGTGTCCCTATTCACTATTGCACGGGGGTCAGCACTTTTTCGGCCACCACTTCTAGGTTGGTTTCGG
Encoded proteins:
- a CDS encoding radical SAM protein is translated as MTASVFAAERLLFSPVASEADAVPVIFAFPNTYTVGITSLGYQIVWATLASRADLQVSRLFTDVQESLPSQPELLGFSFSWELDYGNIFTLLERLQIPLQATARTQQHPLVFRGGAVLTANPEPYADFFDVILLGDGEVLLSEFVTAYQGVRHSSRATQLSALAQVPGIYIPSLYNVAYASADGPISAITPLAATVPPQIAKQTYRGNRLSTSAVVTAQAAWENIFLVEVVRSCPEMCRFCLASYLTLPFRPASLEESLIPAIAQGLTVTNRLGLLGASITQHPEFENLLDYLNQPQFDAVRLSLASVRTNTVTPKLVQTLVEHGTHSITIAVESGSERLRQIINKNAPQ
- a CDS encoding pentapeptide repeat-containing protein encodes the protein MFEEDSYHPVNNASELLLRYALGERGFYIANLSGAELGGANLGGAELEKANLHAAKLRAASLRETNLNQAILRQADLSGADLTIASLLKADLFEATLTGATLVGAKLLKADLGKAILRQADLKGADLREASLKGADLSHAELCYAKLFKADLSSANLKETNLLKADLSFGDLSYADLRTAQLVGTNLSGAKLNGANLKGVDLSEVSFVGVNARGAFYDSHTSFPEGFDPVTGGMKKLP
- a CDS encoding alpha/beta hydrolase — its product is MLKNIHPLTLGLSASMMTVMVGSLTAPAMAASRISFWYGPFQQSVSTSSLRQYVQTQQASSDVSGLLRFMKPQDREGLVNVLKVSLPIDVVTVSRLLNSPAGDQLLNKLSPMFIRRDQAGVVALRGAIVLASSSKNGLGILSILEAYPAREVNISIPEILSLTKNGGFEGLMGSFLK
- a CDS encoding response regulator produces the protein MDILIVEDEAEITQLIKLYLEKESFTCHTCRDGLTALEMVQTYSPDLIVLDLMLPGLDGLEVCTRIRQKTGIKDPYILMLTARGEEIDRIVGLSTGADDYLVKPFSPRELVARVRALLRRNLRQGGQTPILRSPHFSLDCQQRLAHRWRHAEASELLDLTNLEFELFSTFLSYPGRVWSRAQLIDRLWGSNFFGDERIVDAHIARLRKKIEPDPANPLHIKTVIGVGYKFEDTD
- the bcp gene encoding thioredoxin-dependent thiol peroxidase — encoded protein: MTLNPGDLAPDFSLPDTAGNLIRLGDLRGQRVVLYFYPRDLTPGCTKEACSFRDAYADFQGREVVVLGISTDDAKSHEKFITKYQLPFPLLCDQDGTVATAYDSYGLKKFMGKEYIGVSRNTFVIGAEGRIERIYRKVKPGDHAAEILADLDAHTA